The DNA sequence TAATCGACCGTGAAGTGCTTACATGACTATCGCCCAGTGGCACTAACACCCATTGTCATTAAGTTATTTGAGAAGCTAGTGCTTGCATACATCAGGAGCTTCATTCCACCAGACCAGGATGAGCAACAGTTTGCCTTTTCAGCAAACTGCACTACAGGGAGTGCCATCACAACCTAGGGGCATCAAACAGTTATGTGAGGCGGCTATTTGTAGACTTCAGTTCTGCTTTTAACACAGTCATCCCCCAAAAACTGGTCAGCAAAGTTTACACCCTGGGCCTTGGTTCCCCAATAAACTCATGGATCAtgaatattgtgtgtgtgtgcgtgtgtgagtagAGGGTTTACCTTGTGAAAGCTGGGCTGTAGAACTCGGTTTCTTTATACTGGTGGACCTCTGTGCAATCTTTTCCAGCTTCTCTGCTACCTCATCATAGAACTCAGGATGGTGGTCTATATCAACATTACAACAACATAAGTATATCAGATGAAGCCTGTTTTCTATTCAATTTGTCCACTCTCTACTGTTCTTGTCAGTTGCTATATTCACATgcccacaaaaacacagactgacACTTTTTTATAGTAAGCTCTTTCTACCTTGCTTTGATTtaactattgcactgctgagctgactgGTTTCACCCTTTGAACAACACCTTTGAAACTTTCTAAGGATTCTAGGTTTAGCAGTCAACATTAGCATACAAACTACACTTTGGATGTCCAAATTATTATAATGgaaagattgaaaaaaaaaatactttaaatttagATGCAGCGCCAAACAAATTAACAACTACAGCTAaagctgtttatttttatagtgTAAGGGAGGAGCTTACTGGGAGAGATTATGGGTGGGGTGGGTTCTAGTCCTTGGTGGACTGGCGTGGTAGGCTTATTGGGATAGGATCCATGCCcctctttgtcttctctctccAACTTTAACCTGATGAACTTTGAAATCTTTTTTCTAATCTTCGctttcttcagcttcttctgcGGTTTCTTCTCACTTTCATCATCTTCTGATGTAGAGGTCGGGATAGCAAGATCATCCTGTGGGAACATGTTCTTCTTCAACATTGAAGATGTGGTGATTTTGTGTGTTATGAATATTTATAATACAGATTGGATTTCTGCATTACATTAGTAATAAATTTACTTAAACTAATATCGTCTCAATTGATATCACATCGGAAATGCACACATGCGAAAAGGTGTTTGTACCCATCCCTATTTGAAACAAAGCTTCATTCTTCCTGAAAAGTGTTCGGTGCCCCAGAAGTTCTGAAAGAGCCGAAATCTAGCTTATTCTAAAGATCCTCAAAATGACCCACACAAAATTATTTTTACCCCTTTTTAGTGGTGAAAAGTAAGTGGATTGTCATGATATTTTCAACCGACTATTATCTTCAATTAGTATTACAATTGTCTTCATACTTGTATCCACAGCTGCAAATACTGTTAAGAAATGTAAGATACATGTGACTGTCACTCTCAACTGTCTAGACAACGTCCCTAGATGTAGCTGCTGGCTACATGAGGAAGATTGATCCCAGACTGAACAGAGGGATATTTTGATTGGTGGAAACCAAGAAAAATGGTAAAACAGATCTCCAAGAACCTGCTGCTactgtttccactgtattttaCATTCAGAATGAAAGTGCATGGGGTCCACGGAAAATGATTCAAGAAGCCTTGACTCTCTTCAGGTCAGAAGGAGATCATCAAGACATTCTGGAGTTAAACCTACAGCCCAGTATCAGAGAGCTTGGTCTCAAGTGCAGGTCATGGCTCCCCCGACAAGATAATGACCTAAAACATTACTAGCAGCCAAGAATGGATGAGAAGAAAGCTGCTGTGTTGATATTGCTGACAATACATAACTGAAAGGGATGCAGCTAGATGAAAGGCCACGGAGTAACTTAAATCATAAGGTTTATCACCTGGAGCATGAATGTGCTGAagagtatgtgtgtttttacctaTCTTAAGAGTCATTAAGTTAAAGATGCAAGTTGTCATTAACATGCTAGTGGGTCATTGAGGTCTGCGCAATCCTCGTTGTATGAGCAATCCtcgtttttaattgtttaattcaCCACTGTGAAATTTAGCCATCTTTAAGACTTTACTTAATCAGCAGCATAAGAGTCCCTTGGGCCCAACCTCAGGATAATGAAGTGTGTGATTCCTCGCCTACTCCTTTGTTTCCTGGTCCCACCCTCCTTCAatccaaatgttttttctgtttgtgttaataACTATAATCTAGCCACAGCAGCACCACCCATCCAGCCAGCTTCGTCAGCCTCATTCATCGGCACACACTACTGTGCCGctatctcctccagctctgcgaTATCAACGTGAGCAATATATGTATCGCAAAAGACGGTTTAAACTacgataaatggtgttccatgtACCATGCATCCAAAATCTGCATGTCAACAcatttggccaatcagatggagccctgctgccctatataatattttaaagatattcagatcataGACGGAAAGAACAAAGGTGCAAACAATTACATGTCATGAATCTGACTTTACATTTTCTGAGGAACTTTCTTAAGaacaattttaagaaaaaacTTATTGGTGATATTGGTGAATAAGGCCCATAAAATGTTTCACAGACACAGTTCCTTCCATAGGTTTCAGTGGCTACAGTGGAGGAGGATGGTGCACTTTAACTTGGCTAAAACTTCACTCATTatcactcaccactatgcctaTGGAGGGTTGTGATCCATGCAGTTACACACCTCcggaggaggataacagcgaacatttaggctaaaaatatggtgtaaatgatgccgtttcgagttgaatttgaatgtcggcGCTTGCAGACACTTTGACACAGGAGCAGTAcagaggcattttatgttttttttatgtctgaagaagtggtcaccagttacttcaattgcaTTGGaattggctgcaacactgtttacccctgaaactccaaaagtgtcttgtggactcaaacacttcacccacccctcaatCGGCATAGTAGAATAAtaatcatttttgggtgaaccatAAGTTTAAGCCTTGGTGGGGGGTATGCTCTCTCTAAGTGCCCTTCTAGTTGTTGCATGGTCCTTGCTGGTGAActgcaatttatttcaaatcaacaCACAAAATTTCTTGGAAAATAGTGCACAAGAAAATAATACTTCCTCACCTCTGCTTGGTCTGTGATGTGGGAAAATGTTGCAGTGCTCTCCCTGTCAAGTGAGCTTTTAGGATCTTTAGCAGAGCGTTGTTTGTTGTTGAGACGTGGCAACTGCTTTATGAAGTCTTTGAATCCAGTCTTTTTCGCATCTGCTGAACCGACATCTTCAGCCTGAGAATCACACCCATCCTTTGCTTTTGGTTGTGATCTGGAGCTAGCATCGGAAAGCATGATATTATAGAGAATAGCAGGTTCAAAGGTTGAAGAACAGCCAAAAAGCACATGTCATCACTCAGTTTAAGGTAAATGGAGATGAGTTTCAGTTCAGAGGGCTAATTTACATTACCTGTACTTGTTGGGCTCTCTGTAAGCACCACCTACTCTACCAGGCCTCTCTTTCATTGGGGCAGAAAGGGTCCGTTGGAGAAATGCCTGGAGGACTAGATGAGTCTCAGCCTTGATCTCAACCAAAGAGAttgaggagatggaggagacagaggaatgGTGGCCTCGAGACTCTGACATCACTAACTTGAAGTGAGacagaaatgaacaaaaacattttcttattctATATCATTTAAGTGAGgaccacatttaaaagacaagtaaaatgtacttttttttaccatcatTAGTTGTACAACAATCTGAACCTCATCATGCAATCTATAGTATATGCTATTTTAACTATACTTTTACTGAAGGCTCATCCACCCAAATGAGAGAACTCAGGTAGGCCAGTGCTGTTCAAATGTGAGCAGCAATAGGGAGCCTGTGGAAAGACATGAGAAGTAGAGTGACAAAACCTGTCTTTGGCTGGTTGAAGACAGTACATGCTGCTGCATTTTTGACCATTTGCTGTGGTCTTACATGCTGGCAGCCCTGTCAGGGGGATGTTCAGGCTTGAGATGAACAAGTGCCTGAACAAAGATTCAAATAGCCTAATCAGTAAGACAGACCTTATCTCTGATGTAACACACTAAGCAACATTACTGAGCGACAGTTGCAGCATGCTGAGTGAAAGTTAGTATTAATCATGAAGCATGTTGGTGAGAGTCAGGAGGTACTTAGCTGAATGT is a window from the Hippoglossus hippoglossus isolate fHipHip1 chromosome 8, fHipHip1.pri, whole genome shotgun sequence genome containing:
- the bcl2l12 gene encoding bcl-2-like protein 12 isoform X2 — protein: MSESRGHHSSVSSISSISLVEIKAETHLVLQAFLQRTLSAPMKERPGRVGGAYREPNKYSSRSQPKAKDGCDSQAEDVGSADAKKTGFKDFIKQLPRLNNKQRSAKDPKSSLDRESTATFSHITDQAEDDLAIPTSTSEDDESEKKPQKKLKKAKIRKKISKFIRLKLEREDKEGHGSYPNKPTTPVHQGLEPTPPIISPNHHPEFYDEVAEKLEKIAQRSTSIKKPSSTAQLSQEVCDKEAVVQQLVQVLCLEGDSINTKIQSDPFLRSSFARLSYASFAKLLDSVSQVSEAPPSASPTLRRMAVTMEVSRRIVTATGTMRMQGYAECYMETFAPWVKSHGGWENVDLEEPVEYD
- the bcl2l12 gene encoding bcl-2-like protein 12 isoform X1 — its product is MSESRGHHSSVSSISSISLVEIKAETHLVLQAFLQRTLSAPMKERPGRVGGAYREPNKYSSRSQPKAKDGCDSQAEDVGSADAKKTGFKDFIKQLPRLNNKQRSAKDPKSSLDRESTATFSHITDQAEKNMFPQDDLAIPTSTSEDDESEKKPQKKLKKAKIRKKISKFIRLKLEREDKEGHGSYPNKPTTPVHQGLEPTPPIISPNHHPEFYDEVAEKLEKIAQRSTSIKKPSSTAQLSQEVCDKEAVVQQLVQVLCLEGDSINTKIQSDPFLRSSFARLSYASFAKLLDSVSQVSEAPPSASPTLRRMAVTMEVSRRIVTATGTMRMQGYAECYMETFAPWVKSHGGWENVDLEEPVEYD